The stretch of DNA GTGGCACGATCACAGAACACATTTACCTCTTACTGTGCAAGTAGATCTTAGGATGCGGCGAGCTACTCGTCCAACtaacattcaatttaaatgtaatctGTGTACTGTATAAAGAGCCCAATTAAATCCAATGTATGTTTATCCAGCATATGTCTATAAATgcctataaatatttactgttaaaaagtatttaaaataaaatcaagtcTGTAATCAAAAACGGAACAAACTTTGGTTTCTGGGGCCCACGTTTCTGTTATGCTCTTAAGCCAGCTTCTATTTTTCCACCCATGCTGCTACAAAACCTCTTTAACAGAGGTGtcacaaaaatgtatttcaaccAAAATATATCAGAGCATCAAACCTAGGTGGTTGAAAACCTACCGAGGAGTAggatttattcaattttaatggGAGAacgattttgaaaatatttaatagaaaaaGTCGGTTAAATTTCGCTATGTTACAAAATGTTTGCggctttgttttcttttattttattgtcccttaaaaatcttaaaattttttgagtatGGGGTTTTTAAGATAAAGAGTTGCACTTTTAAATTGCGTTTACACCACAACAAACGAAGAATCCGTTTGCCAGTAATACCCCCTgccatttttacaatttttcaaaatttgaggtcctgtttctaaaattccttgcgtcggggaactttttgaaaaacgcagtttaatttGGGAATTCGTAAGGAATTCAAATTTATCGTATTCATCgagatacattttaataacatCACTGGAACGGCACCGATCAAGGGAGACCTAGAATCTCGTAAGAGTTGGAAAAATCATTAAgctaaaagaatttatttaaactgaaactgcatataaacttcggcttggCGAAGGtcacttcctttcttgttttcaattaattgGATCGTCAGACACTTTACATATCAAATGTTGTTatccaattttgttttcagttttaatgGGGGTTCGGGTTTATGTTCCTTAGAAAACACAACTGTCGGCTCTGTTTGCTGATagctaattataattatagaaTGGTTTGGAGCGTTTCTTTTAAACACAAGGCCCTTTATCGAGTTAAAAAGTCGTCATGACTTCGCCACGTGAACCACCAAAATTTCTGATATATGCAATATTTCGACGTaagcttaaaatatatttataagagAATTATATACGGTGTTTTTTcctaatgtttttattaagattaaaagtattttgtgGTTACCGGGAATGTGTTTTCTCCGCAATAGGGTTCCGAAAATTGGTATATTGTATACTCAGTACAAATTTATTACACTAGTCCACaacataacttttttaaagtaCACCAAGGGGGATGATGGTAGTTCCTGGTAGATTTTAGATCCctagataaaaaaaaagtaaacaaattttttaaagatacatattttcaaagacataaaaacaatttctttgGTGTCCGTGCTTATACCCGTAATTCTTAGAGAAAAtgagtatattgtattcgagcAAAAGagtgtaacagctagaagaaagcatttctgaccctataaagtatgtacatatattcttgcatcactagccgagtcgatctacccatgtccgtctgtGTGTCCGTTTGAACGCTGAGaactcggaaactacaaaagctagttcttgggcttcctactcagcgcaagtttatttcagtcgagcccctctaacgcccacaaacgattttaagatgtgtctggcgcccacacctttagagatatcggaaaagtaaaatatcAGTTTTATTGTTCTAATCAATACCTATTGAATTGTAGAAATCAAAttggaccattcgttaaaaagttatgcgcgatcaaagttttatatctccatctccatctccctcgtaCTCCCCTTAGCAAATAAAATCTTCAATTActaaaaaatggtttttttaatatttataatattgtaaTAGGGGGTATCAATACAAGTTTCTCCCGAATTCCgcacaaaaaactttttgtgtgaCCCCTgaatataaatgtattaaataagtatatgtatatattttagaagGCCTTAGCCAAAGAATTTATCCTTTTAAATAGAAGTAAGTTTGGAAAAAACTTACATATTTATTCCTGTTTAGTGTACAGAAATGATCATCTGTGTGAaccttttttataaacaacGTATGCACAAAGTAAGGGACCGGTTGCCTTCTCACGATAATACTGGCTAGTCAAAAAGGCCTTCTATAACGTACGATATagcatttatttcattaaaatatattaagtaGATTACAAGTTAACTGAATGGATTCATATAGGACACATTTGTTCAACAAAAGTAAGCGTTCAGTGCTCTGGTTGTGCGACCATCAGAAGCTGCCATCTCCGGGAGCTAGGTGCCGGCGGCCACGCCCGTCGTGGCCGTGTAGTAGAGTCCCTGCAGCGCCTCCTGGAGCGCCCGTTCGCAGGCCAGGGTCGATGTGAATCCACCGGCGTTTTCCTGCGGGGTTTCGCTGCGTATGTGGGCAATATAGCCCCTGCCCACGATCTCACTGGTGGGCGGCATGGCGGGTCCTTCACTCAAAGCAACCAGTGGCTCGTAGACGAACAGCGGACCCTCCTCCGATTTGGGAACGGGCAGCAGGCTGGGGTCGGCTGTCTGGCCAAACTTAATGCCCGTGGAGAACTCGTTGGCGGGCTTCGGTGGCGGAAGTTGCTTCTCCTCCTCGCGCTGCTTCTCTGCCTTCTCGGCGAACTCGGTGACAATCTGGGCGGCATCCTTGCCGCTGTACATCAGCTCCTCGATCAGCGCCTGCTTGTCGCGagccttcttcttcttgtgcTCGTTCTCCAGCTCATCGAGCTCCTTACGGCGCGCCTCCTCCTGGACCTTCTCCAGCTCCAGCATCTCCTCCAGGGCGTACTCATCGCGCCCCACGCGCGTCTTGTTTCGCTGGATAACCTCGCGGTTGTCGCGCTTGTACGCCTCGATCCGCTTGTTCGTCTCGATGATCTCGATGTTGTTGCACAGGTTGTACACAATGTCCTCGATCTCCTCCAGGTAGTCATTGTACTCGGCCAGCGAGCCGAAGTCCTCCTCGCGTTTGTTGTAGTCCCGCAGGATTCGCCGCCGAATGTCGACCTCCTTCTCCACCATGGGATCCTCGAACAGCTGGACGCGGAAGTTGTTGCGGCGCAGGGGCACCATGCACTCGGGACAGGCGCCGGATCCTTTGAGGAACAGCAAATCCACGCAGGACTCGCACAACGTGTGGCCGCAAACGTTGACCATCAGCTTGAGCGAGGGATTCCGGTATTTGGTGGTCTTGCACCGCGGGCACGCCTGGTCGTCCATGGCGGCAGGGTGTATGGCTATCTATTCCCAGTCCCCGAAATGCTATGTTCACcaataatcaattaaaatcagTAAATAACAACTATTTGCCGGCTGATGTTTTCGATAAATCGATAAGTGATTGCCAATGTGACCACATTAAAATGGGGCTCTAAGTTGGCTTATCGGTTTAGAACTTAAATACGAATATAGCAGATATTCAAACCACCATCATAGCGTTGCCAGACGCGAGGCCTAAGCAAAAATAGCCGCgggaaatttaaacatttcagTCAAAGTTAACCCGtttggatatattttatttggggTCCCAGATTAGTCTCCCCATTAAgctattgtattttatgttCCGAAAATGACCAAAAACAGCCCGCttcttttaacatttttatttcaaacagCATACGCGGTAGTTGTTCACATTAAGAGTAGagtttaaatatgttttctttaaatatacacGCATTGTTATGTCATACGTATTTTGATATATGTGTTCTGAGTGTATATgcattaaataattcaataatttaCATTAACCAAACCCCGCCCATCCGGCGCACCGCCATTTCTTGGTCGAGTGGCCGTGGGCAGCGATCTGTTTTACATTTGTTTTAGCTGCATattaacatttacatttaaatacattCAATAAACAGTAGTAGTGACATCATATACGTACACCTCCTATATATGAAGTATACATAGATGCGTATGCGAAGATAAAAGCATTGCCAAGCAGTTGATCAAAATGCCCAAAGGATCTTGGGTCTGTTAGTTGCATGCGTAATACTTGAGAGAAGGATTGAGTGGGTGAGTGGGGTGTGGGGGTTTTTGTTTGGGTGGGTGCGATATAAAAGCACTGTCGAAATACGAAGCGTACTCCTAATATATTTAGACTAACTTATGCGATAAGAAGAGGACCTACTCGATTTATACAGATTGATTTAGGCGaatataggtatatattcATGAGTGCAGTTAGGGGGCGGaaagaatatatgtatgtagagACAGAACCTAAAAAGAATCGAAGGCTTCTTGTCTTTGTATAGGTTCTCAACAAATTTGTCGATTCAATTAGAAATCGAATCACTGTAAATATCACAATTTAGTTAACacatatacaaatttaattgtaataactaaaataaatgtacgtAAGCTTGTCGTCATTAACAATAGAATCTACCAGTAATTGCAGCAGCTGGATTTACAGGCTGCAGCCTAATGTCGCGTATGGATGGGTATAGGAGGGAGGAGATCCTGACCATCTAGCCCTGCAAGGCGGTGACCTCCTCCTCCAGTTCGGCGTCCACCTCGTCGATTTTGGAGCCGCTGCAGCCTCGGCACTTGCAGCAGATGATGCAGGGAGCggccaggagcagcagcggcgAGGCCACCAACAGAAGGATCCCAAAGCCGGCGAAGATCCCGATCACCTGGGCGCGATGCCAGACCACCGAGGCCCTGGAGTGGCCCAGCTTGTTCTTGCACGGTCCCTTGTCGTAGTGGCGCAGCAGGAAGTCGTCCTGGGGGAATGCAATTCAAATTTAGTAACCATTGCTTTTAAGATCTGTTTTCTTTAAGGGACTCACATCCAAACTGGCCAGGCAGTACCAGCAGAAGACGTGTTTGCAGCGCTTGCACATCATCTGGGCGCAGCCCTCGTCCTTCTCGATGGGCACCGCGCACATGGGGCAGCATTTGATCAGCTCGTTGTCGAACGGTATTCCAATGTCGTCCTGGCCATCGGCAATCAGACGGCGTCCGAACTCCTCGCAGCTTATGTTCGGATGGTACTGCAAAATGAGGGGATAAAACCATgaaaaaaatccagaaaatgtatataaaaataatccaACATTACTTaaaggaatttatttttttggttgccCGTATTAGTTATTCTTATGTTTATGgcaatgattttttattttaactttaaattaattttgactcgttcttaataataaagaatatatattcagAAATCAAGTTTGAACCTTGCATTATAACAAAGGATACCGAgaacataataaaaaattttatatttattccttGTTCATGACAAAACCGCAGGAAATGCAAACGAAAGCCACACACTTACCGCTTTTTTGCAGAGGCCGCAGAACTCGTCCTTGCAGGAGGGACAGTGCACGGACACCGAGAGCACGGCTGCTCCGATTCTGATTCCGGTGGCGCCACCTGCGTTTCCGCTTCCGGCTGCCTCCTGTTGCGGACTGTAGCTCTGCGATGTCGACGGCGACTCGTCCATTTGGCAAATGGCACTGGACTGTCCAGGCTGCGCTGATCCGCCCACCGTGCAGATGGTCTCGCAGCCAGCCCGTGGACACCAGGTGCGCGTCTTGTCCAATTCGATTTCTAAATTAGTTAAAACAAGTACAAATGAAGGGTTTTTTTATGGCAAACAGCGCTAAGAAAACCAACCTCGATTCAGGCGATACCGATGGTGCTTCTTCAGCAGATTCGTTGTGGTCAGGTTCGCAATCTCGGGCAGCGAAATGGCGCCCTGGGCCGGACACTTGGCGTCCGGACAGGAGATCTCGTAGGCGCCCTCGGAAATCTCGAACTCCACGTAGGCTCGCATGCACTGCAAGTAAATAGAATAAGGCGTTGAATTAGCTAAACAATTTGCACGTCTTAGGGGTAATCCAACTAAAGCCGGGcatataaatctatatatataaagatatAGCTGTAGCTCACATCCACCCTCTTCTTTGTGGGGCAAAGCAAAAGTTTGTCAGGGCATTTAGCAAGTTTGGCTGGCATAGTTTTGGCCAGGGAAACCACACGGGCCACCGCAAAGCTGCGGCTGTcggaattatttcattttcactCGCACACAAAAGTTGCCGCCTGTGCGGAAgcttttataaataaagatttaaaagttttccctTTCCTTCCTGCCACATTAAAGTAATGGAATTGCAAACGGAACCGAAGGAAACTCTCAAATGCTTCGACACCAACCATATTTTCCCTTCTTCCTCCCGCCAGCAAATGAAAACCAGGCAAACGGCGTTTGGCAAAAAGTTTCTGTGTCCGCAGCACAAAAAAGTGTCTCCTGCGGCCAACTCTCCTCCTTTCGGCCAACTTTCTGCTTAGccgtaaataattaaaagtgaaTTTCTCCTTTCTCTGGGCGGCTTTTGGACGAATTTGGGCTACTGGCAACTTTCTGTTTGCTAACTGCAATAATGAAACtagatatttcgctcaaatGAAAGTTTTCATTAAAGCAACTGCATAAAGCACTTTGCGAAATTTGTGTGCCCTATATATTATCATTCTGTGCATAAATATCACTTTAGAGCTTTAATAAATATCTACaaagatttattaaattaaaatctaaattacatttatatcagttttttattaaaacatgatttttaagtctgtataaaatgaaataaaattatataaataatttatttaaaaaaacgtaGTTGAGAAACactactattatttttatataacaaTGTTTTCTTCCTAaaaaaatcttcaaaattattttgagtaAGGGACTCAAAAGAGAAAGAATAGCACTTTCAAAATGCTTTgacaacaaaacaaaccaaTAACCCGTTTGCCTATAATACCCCCCAAAAGTTGGCAAATTACTGCATTGTTCAAACTTGTaggttttatttctttaaatccttGAGTCAGGGAATTTTTGGAAGAACGCATTTCACGTCGGGTATTCAAAGCGaatgcaattttatggcaTCCATAtcaggtaaaaaaaaattccattcattttgtaatacagtgttattgacttttaaaaatatttccaataatattaaaatgttgcaGTGAtacactggtaaaaaaaaaatggtaaatgtcactattttaccattgtttcaattatttttcccagcgaAATAGATCCTAAcatgaaaatagtaaaatcgtatatggcGCAtagttaataatgttttaaatatttttatagtaaattcaaagatttttgtatttgatttgactattttttttatccagaatcttgtaataataatttacaaatttgtttttttttcgagtgagCGCCTaaagtatttactttaattttgaaatgcagttatttattgtcattacaatcaaaaatattactgTGAACTTAAAAGAGCATTCTGCCTCGATAGGAAATAATATGGGCATGGCTCAGGGGTCAAGGGCTTGGTTCTGATactattttgtgctcgggggtACCAGGTTCAAGTCCCGCAGACAccacaacttatttttttttttttttgtgattagtaattcttacaacttttttaatacaataatGTTCTTATAAATGTTAAGGAAATGTTAAATACgcttcttaaaaactttttacttactcTGCCTCAGACGGTttcgaaccggggtcctctcgcgtCAGAGGTAGATGCCTTACCTATTGATCCATCGCACCATGTTACGCGCGAGTGGATAAGTTCAACTTAAATGTAAAGTTAACACGATCCATAAcacatataactttttaaaactaaaaatgctaCTTTTCACTCAtacattttatggaaatttaatttaatattatttgaatcttgactttcaaaataattgtgtcaaataaactttttattcaaaataaattgcgaAAGTATTTAATCGGATCAGAAAAAACATTGATTATACTatgtatataacttactatttaCAATACTAAAAACTACTATTGCGACTTTGGTTTTCAACATCAGTAATATCATTTCAAATATAATTCCcttcgattttattatttttatatttgaatgaaggtttaaatatgctttttattaaaatcaatgatttatttatttgatttaactatGAAAAGTAGTAAATGAaatcaactaaaaaaatatttgattttactatgcgttttttttaccagtgtaAGAAATAACAATATACGTCTCTTcgaattcatttatttttgaaaaatgtgtgaaataaaattgtgTAAAACATACTACATTTTCTGTGTGTGCACACATAACCCGCCCATCTACGCTTAATCCGAGCGTTGAAGGCTTCACCTGGCCATCAGTCAGTCAGGCCACAGCAGCCACAGCCTCCGGATTTGCGATGCGCGGCAAAGGCTTTATAGCCGGGCTCTGGAAATGCAGTCAGCCCAGGAGGTTATGGCCGGGGGAGCTGGGAGCTGGAAACTGCGAACTGGGAGCGCAATGATACCTTCTGGCCAGATGGCCGTGTGCCAGCTCGTGCCACAATTTAGTGGCCTGCAGCCGGGATTGTGGTGCAGCTGAATGCTGCTGGCATTTCCTTCCTTTGTGGGGCCAACTCTGTATACTTTTCGATTTATCGGGGCTAAAATACGGGCATGGATTATGGTTTTGGCACACAAATTTATTGATAATACATCGGGGCGGCGAAagggtttaattaaattctcgAAAATCAATACCAGaagaatttcatttcaaaCGGCTTTGCACAGGCCCTGAGTGACAGATGGGAGAATTTTGTCGAGCGAATAAATGTCGCATATAACCACATAAAACATTTATGAGGCCAGCAGCACATGCACAATTGAAAAGACAAATTTTCCACATTGAGGCAGGCCCATGACAACCTTTGTGGGCCCCAACAATTGTGTAGGCCATTTAAAAAGCCAACTGCCAACTGCCGCAACAAGATTACAAGCACACCGAGATTCCCAGGCTTGTGTATAAATTAGTATTAATAATGTCAGTTGGCGAATGTTCAGGGACATAAAATATGTGCCAGGCAGAGGAGCGGAAAGTCTACATTTAATAtgcgaatttattttattttatcagctGCAGCCCTCGGAAAAAGACAGATGACTCGTTCGTTATAAACATTTCCATAGTTATTGCTGAATAATTCTGATATATGGCTGCTGTATACATCTTTCTTGAACTGCTCCTTCTTTCCCTTTGGCACTCTTTGCGAAATGGAATGTTAAAACGAAGAGtctgatttttgtttatttttgtccaAGGATTTTCTCTTTTGAATGCAAAAGTTTcgtcaatttaaattatttacgcTAGAAAGCAGCTCAATCAAAGAAAGAAAACAAGTCGAAAAAACATGTTATTTCTTTACACATTTGTCTGGAATGTACCTTACTTCATAATCTTGAAAGAAAGATTAAAGTTGGTCATTCAGTGAAACATTAATAAGAAAACTTGGTGCAAATCGACAAATACCTATATTTGTGCTTAAAATCATGATTTAAAGCTTttagaaatgtttttattttatttgatttatttaaaaatttatatttgtaaaaaaaaaccaactaaTACCCAAAGATTTTTATTCTACAGCAATTCTCAATCAAGGTAATTGTAGCATACTTTACTGCGCCTAACCTGGTAATCGCAACAAATTGGGAACGTCGAGCATTAAAAGCTTAATGAATGTCCCAGACCCAAGACCCACATCCTTAcgagcacaaacacacacacacattttccGGTGTAATCCTGGCCAGAAGATATTGCCAATTACACGCACGCTCGCCCGGAATGAAAGCGAGGAAGTGACGCCGGCAAACACGCGCATCTGCCCGCTTTAATCTAACTCATTAGCGGCGACACTTTAATTAATATGCCAGCTCGTCCTTCCCTACTTGTCCGCGTCCTGAGATGACAGGATCGCTGACCGGCAAATGAATTGCCACGACAACGTGCGCAAGACGCGtcataaatgcaaatttatggcaaatgatTACATTAATGTTCTGGTGTCCTGGCCCACAGCCACCATAAACTTTTAATGCCGCATTCTGATTTAATTAGCCTGATTTACACGGCCAGCGGCATCAGCGGCAGGGGACGTGCTGAATGCCAATTGGTAATTGATGCACGGAGAATAAATATCTTAGAAACTAAGTCAATTGGAACACATAAGACAGGGTTCATCAAATGTGTATTTCTTATATGTATTTCAAAGTCGTTTTAAGCAATTTTAATTActagtaaaaataatattccaaacATTTAGATAAAACACCTCGATTTATAGAAAGATAgttgaaataataaatgagaTTACGTTAGtaaactaatattattttttaccaGTGCTACGTAGCCCGGAGCTTCTTGAATCAACGGCAGATGTGTGGTCTGATCTATTTATAGTTGCCTGCCAAGTCGCCAAGTCGGCATTAAGTCAATCCCATCACAAAGGAGCAGGACAACATTGTCAGTGTCCAGGATATTGGACGCGGGCAGTAACCCAATCCGCTTAGCAGTATAGTTGCTGTTGTGACTTGTTTGCGACATAATATTGCGAGTCCTTGTGCGCCAGGAAACGGAGGAGGCGGAAGGATAGCACATATATACTATGTTTATGCGGTTTGTTTTTAGAATTCAGCACGCGGCGGTGGGGATAAAcattggaaatttaatgatGGTGCCGTCAATTGAAATGCAAGCGCAACAAGCGACAGAGGCAGCAAGAGATATAAAGATAGCAGGGGAGATAGAAACAGGACACCAGTGACAGCTAACCAAACACAGAGATAATGGGGAATTTTATATGCTCTATAAGAGTGCTCTACATAGAGATAATGGGGAATTTCAAATGCTCTATAAGAGCGCTCTAAGATACAACATTTTTACAAGAAAGGCATGTCGATCAAGGGGCATCCTTTAAATactttcaatatatattaatcaaTATGTTACTTTGTTAATGTAtgcacaaaaaaacaagagataaCGCAAgtacctcgactatcagatacctgtTACTCAGCCAAAGAAAGTGCAAGAGAGATGGAGACATGTATGCAGTAAATCGaatgcttgcactgcttgaatttcattatatgctcataactttttaatgaaaggtTTGATTAAAACACTTCTtcaacatttcgataggtattaataaacacaacaacatttgcctttatatttttccgaaatcttttgtagtttccaaaATCTCAGCGTTATATTGCAagcatatcaagttaaaattgataccacataatgttaaatcgatcatcgtttcatttcaagtattttttttttgggtgtaggtgTATCCAAATTGTTCTTATTAACAAGGATTCCTTCTATTCAGTCGCTATAATCCCGATTTGTCAAATCAGATACTTGATACCCTATAATCCCGTGGAGTGCGGAGAATAACAGCCATTGTTAAACCTCCCCAACGAATCCCATAAATAATGGTAGTCTTTGCACCCCTGACCCGCAACTGTCCCCATGGCTGCGACACGTCCTGGCCAAATCGAATGAAACCCATTTGTGTTGGAAATCGTCATAAAAGCCGGCAGCAGCCAGCTCAGAACTGAGATCCACCATATCCACCTGCTCCTTTTTGGCACCCTCTCCTTGCTGTTTGTgtgtaaaattgaatttaaattgcatGTCCAAAGttccacttccgtttccgctccCTTTTTGCGCTGGAGCATTGAATTTCAATTGATTGGAAATGCTTGGTCCATGACAGAGAGCCGAGAACCAGCTCTCTAATGCCAGTCCCTGATAATGCCAGCAACTATTttgataacaaaaaaaaagagaaggggAGAGTTTAAATTTAAGCGGATTTAGTCAAGTCCTTTTTCAGCTCCCTTTTGGGCTATTTTTGtgactaaaaaaattatttaaattatgctAAGCACTTGGAAGGCCGGCACAGGGAATTTGGGCAAGTTTACATTTCATTTCCTATGAAATACATCTCGGGAATTATTGAAAAACTCATCCCAGGACTCAAACACCTGGTGTCAACGGTGGTAGAGGCAATAACGGTTTTCATTTCCGGTCTagacacaaaaacacaaattctgctggcttatttaaatgcaatttgggaTTGCTCTGCCAGGCAGTTGACTAAATAAAATGATGGCATATAATAGACTGATTTTCCAGCAGCAGGAAATATTATCCGCAGCTGTCAGGCAGGGCAAACATCAAGTTTTTGAATTCTTTCAAGCGCTTTTAGCACGCCACATTACTTGATTGTCGATTGCCAATGGTTCAGCATATTGGATGGCCatttaatttcgattttacgCAGTTGAATTAATTTACAGTCTCCAATACCGAATAAAAACCCCTTCATGTGGATGGAAATTCATTGCAACAAGAGCATGCAATTTTAGTTTTGCACATTTTGCATGAGTGAATAATACACTTGAATGTGctaaagtataaatataaaacatttgtTGCAACTCACGCATGAGTTGCA from Drosophila takahashii strain IR98-3 E-12201 chromosome 2R, DtakHiC1v2, whole genome shotgun sequence encodes:
- the Mat1 gene encoding CDK-activating kinase assembly factor MAT1, producing MDDQACPRCKTTKYRNPSLKLMVNVCGHTLCESCVDLLFLKGSGACPECMVPLRRNNFRVQLFEDPMVEKEVDIRRRILRDYNKREEDFGSLAEYNDYLEEIEDIVYNLCNNIEIIETNKRIEAYKRDNREVIQRNKTRVGRDEYALEEMLELEKVQEEARRKELDELENEHKKKKARDKQALIEELMYSGKDAAQIVTEFAEKAEKQREEEKQLPPPKPANEFSTGIKFGQTADPSLLPVPKSEEGPLFVYEPLVALSEGPAMPPTSEIVGRGYIAHIRSETPQENAGGFTSTLACERALQEALQGLYYTATTGVAAGT